A window of the Candidatus Brocadiaceae bacterium genome harbors these coding sequences:
- a CDS encoding type II toxin-antitoxin system MqsA family antitoxin has product MKTNIPPTACPLCGGKKQAGKTTFTVDLGFGVVVVREVPATVCSLCGADWIDDAVADKLEKIVEDARKKHNLVEVTTLAR; this is encoded by the coding sequence ATGAAAACGAATATACCTCCTACTGCTTGCCCTCTTTGTGGTGGAAAAAAACAGGCAGGTAAAACCACTTTTACGGTAGATCTTGGTTTTGGCGTAGTTGTCGTTAGGGAAGTACCTGCAACAGTGTGTTCTCTCTGTGGTGCAGATTGGATTGATGATGCTGTTGCAGACAAACTGGAAAAAATTGTTGAAGATGCCAGAAAGAAACATAATCTGGTAGAAGTTACTACATTAGCCAGATAA
- a CDS encoding PIN domain-containing protein encodes MIKKLKLYFDTSVFNFAFADDTPERKDLTIKLLEEVKVNKYDVYISTVVLREIHEAPREKAKKLMNLINEVQPFELLFDRDSYELAYEYIKRGIIPSKYEDDAFHIAVASVNDLDAIISWNFKHIVKLKTKKEVFGTNLLMGYKEIEIYSPMEVVEND; translated from the coding sequence ATGATAAAGAAACTGAAATTATATTTTGATACGTCTGTATTTAACTTTGCTTTTGCTGATGACACACCGGAGAGAAAGGACTTAACAATAAAACTTCTGGAAGAGGTGAAAGTCAATAAATATGATGTATACATTTCAACCGTAGTTTTAAGAGAGATCCACGAAGCACCACGGGAAAAGGCAAAGAAATTGATGAATCTGATAAATGAAGTGCAACCTTTTGAACTGTTATTTGATCGTGACAGTTACGAACTTGCTTATGAATATATAAAGAGGGGAATAATCCCAAGCAAGTATGAAGACGATGCTTTTCATATAGCAGTGGCATCTGTTAATGATCTTGATGCAATAATAAGCTGGAACTTTAAACACATCGTCAAGCTCAAAACAAAAAAAGAAGTGTTTGGTACAAATTTATTGATGGGATATAAGGAAATCGAGATTTATTCACCGATGGAGGTAGTAGAAAATGATTAA
- a CDS encoding DUF4258 domain-containing protein: MKRDLLQDAVRKGRIEWQRHTLERMMERNISRETVRDVLLEGEIVENYPDDKPYPSALFLGWVKTNLFM; the protein is encoded by the coding sequence ATGAAACGTGATTTATTACAAGACGCTGTAAGAAAAGGACGTATTGAATGGCAAAGACATACTCTTGAAAGGATGATGGAAAGGAATATATCAAGGGAAACAGTCCGAGATGTTTTACTGGAAGGAGAAATAGTCGAGAATTACCCTGATGATAAACCCTATCCAAGTGCATTATTCTTGGGATGGGTAAAAACCAACCTTTTCATGTAG